One window of the Octopus sinensis linkage group LG9, ASM634580v1, whole genome shotgun sequence genome contains the following:
- the LOC115215938 gene encoding nucleoredoxin-like protein 2 — protein sequence MADIFRGHSVFRGESKVDVDSALKNKIVGIYFSASWCPPCRQFTLRLKEIYEELEGDEFEVVFLPFDHSKEDAMTYYKCNQGNWLYMEYGESLIDDLRKKFDVAGIPKLIILNKKSEVITKNGREDLQEHEAAVLKKWKENKEMKQIKGK from the exons ATGGCTGACATATTCAGAGGACATTCAGTTTTCCGAGGTGAATCAAAGGTTGACGTAGATTCCGCTTTGAAAAACAAGATTGTTGGCATATATTTCAGCGCCAGCTGGTGTCCTCCTTGTCGTCAGTTTACGTTAAGACTTAAGGAAATCTATGAAGAACTTGAAGGAGATGAATTTGAAGTGGTTTTTCTACCGTTTGACCATAGCAAAGAAGATGCAATGACATATTATAAATGTAATCAGGGAAACTGGTTATATATGGAATACGGCGAATCTTTAATTGA CGATCTGCGAAAGAAATTCGATGTAGCTGGAATTCCTAAATTAATTATACTAAACAAGAAAAGTGAAGTGATTACAAAAAACGGGCGAGAAGACCTCCAGGAACACGAAGCAGCTGTTCTTAAGAAGtggaaagaaaacaaggaaatgaaacaaatcaaaggaaaataa